The DNA segment CGCTTTCCTGCGGGGGAACCTGGAGTGTTTCCGTTCTTCTCACAAACACAAGGAGGTCCGGGAAATGGCGAGACTCCTGTGGGATAAACATGACAGGTGAGACCCCGGAGGACAGAGTCCGAGGAGGCTCAGCGCATGCCCACGGAAAGCGAGTGATTTCCCGGACCTCCTTCTCTATCCAAGGAAACGGAAACCTATCTCGAGATGGAGTCTTCCAGATCTCTGCCCTTACCTAATAAAAATGATTTCAAATTTCCTACTTGACTAGATTTGGGGAGGTACTTCCTTTTTTGCGTTTTGAATCCCTTGGGCAGAAGGGACTTAAATTATGAAATTTATTCAAATAACAAATTTATATAGAAAAAGGCAAGCCGTAAAGCCTGCCCCTTTACCCTTTATGATTTTTCGTTAATAACAGCTCCGATAAAGCTATGGAACAGCTGTTGTGGGCGTGTCGGTCGTGATTTGAATTCCGGGTGGAACTGGCTAGCGACAAACCATGGATGATCTTCCACCTCAATAATTTCGACTAATCGGCCATCAGGGCTTGTCCCTGAGAAAAGAAAGCCTTTCGCTTCCATTTGTTCACGGTAATGATTGTTAAATTCGAAGCGGTGGCGGTGACGCTCGTAAACCACTTCTTCCCCGTAGGCTTTTATCGCCTTCGTATTTGCCAAAAGGCGAGAAGGATAAACCCCAAGGCGAAGGGTTCCGCCAAGATCAGTAAGTTCCTTTTGTTCTGGTAAAAGGTCGATGATTGGATGCGGTGTAGATGGATCAATTTCAGCTGAATGTGCACCTGTTAATCCCAGTTCATGGCGCGCGAATTCTACCGTAGCCAGCTGCATTCCTAAACAAATGCCGAGGAACGGAACACGCTCTACGCGGGCGTGATGGATCGCAGTAATTTTCCCTTCGATACCGCGGTCGCCAAAGCCTCCTGGCACAAGTACGCCATCCACATCGCTTAGCATTTCGCGAACATTTTGCTCTGTAACCTCTTCGGAATCAATCCATTTCACTTCTACATCTGTATCATAGCTATAGCCAGCGTGTTTGAGTGCCTCTACAACGGAAATGTATGCATCTGGCAGCTCCACATATTTCCCGACTAATCCGATCGTCGCTTTCTCTTTTAGATTTTTCACGTTATCTACAAGCTTGTTCCACTCAGTCATATCAGCAGGATCCGTTTTTAAGCCAAAATGCTGACACGTGAGTTCATCGAGCTTTTGAGCTTGAAGATCAAGCGGTACATTGTATAAAGTATCAGCGTCTCCCGCTTCAATAACCGCTTGCTTATCAATGTCACAGAACAAAGCGATTTTTTCTTTCATGTCTTCAGAAATAGCCATCTCTGTACGTAACACAATAACATCTGGCTGAATCCCTAGCGAGCGAAGTTCTTTTACACTATGCTGGGTAGGCTTTGTTTTCATTTCCCCAGCAGCCTTCAAATATGGGACGAGTGTGCAGTGAAGGTACATGACGTGCTCACGGCCGATATCACTTTTAATTTGACGGATCGCTTCTAAGAACGGAAGAGATTCAATGTCCCCGACGGTTCCACCAATTTCTGTAATGACAACATCAGCGTTCGTCTCATGGCCGGCACGGAAAACACGTCCCTTAATTTCATTGGTAATGTGCGGGATAACCTGCACCGTTCCCCCAAGGTAATCCCCGCGGCGTTCTTTCTTAATAACGTTTGAATAGACTTTCCCTGTTGTTGTATTGCTGAATTTATTTAAGTTAATATCAATAAAGCGCTCATAATGCCCGAGGTCAAGGTCCGTTTCTGCTCCATCTTCTGTTACAAACACTTCCCCGTGCTGGTAAGGACTCATCGTACCCGGATCGACGTTAATGTATGGATCGAACTTCTGAATCGTCACCTTAAGTCCTCTGTTTTTTAATAATCGGCCAAGTGAAGCCGCTGTGATCCCTTTTCCAAGAGACGAGACTACACCGCCTGTTACAAAAATATATTTCGTTGACACAATCATCCCTCTTTCTTTTATAAACTGATCATCTTGGTAGTATTCTCAGGGTGTTGAAAAAATAAAAAAAACGCTCCCCAATAAGGGGAGCGTTTTTGAATGTTAATCAAAATTTAAAGAGCCCAAGTAAAATATTACTCATTCGGACTTTGAAAGTCAACCTTTGGATTCATCTTTCTCGTCTTCATCACCAACGAAGCTGACGTCATCTTCAACGATTTCTTCTTCCTCTTCGTCTAGGTCGTCCTCTTCATAGTCACCTTCGTAATCATCTTCATCGTCATCACCAAGGTCAAGGTCCTCATCAGTCAAATCGATATCCTCTTCCAAGTCATCATCACTGCTATCATCGTAACCAGACTCACCTAATTCATCCTCAAGTAATTTAGATGGTTTCTTTTTCTTCTTCTTTTTCTTTTTACGTTTTTGGGGAAGGTTGGCAATTTCATCTTCCATTTGCTCTACAGAATACCAGCTTCTTAGCCCCCATCTATTTGTTCCAATTGTCATGAATTGACCGTCTACATTTAAATCTGTATAGAACTGGGCAATGTATTCTTCCTTCTGTTTCTCATTGAACCCTTTTAATGAAGCAATACGTTCGAAAATATCGTTAAAATCGATCGCTTCTCCCTTATCCTTAAGAATCATAGTTGCTAGTTCAATCATTGATATTTCCTCTACCTGCTGTTTACTCAGTTCCTTTACACTCACCTTCAAAGCACTCCTTTACTCATCAAATGATCTATTACTTACATCATAGGCATACGGATCACATTTAATCATACCACCCATTATATGGTCACCTTAAACAAAAATCAAATACTCCACCAGAAAAAAGCAGATAAACAAACATTCTACAACGAACCCCTTTTTCTTCCACCTCAGGTCATCCAGAATCTGGATGACCTGAGGTGGAAGAAATCACCATATAAGTAAGCATTCTCATTTGGCGTTCTCTATGTTTTGTCGTAAAATAACAGAAGAGAGTATGAAAAGGAGAGACGATATGAAGACACACCTTTTTGACTGGATCATACTAATTATTATCGTTGTTGCACTTGGTACATGGGCATTTACAAACTACGGCATCATTCACGAGAAACACTTGACCGAAGCAACGGTTACTGAAAAGACTCATGGAGAAAAAGGCTATTTTATAACCGTCGATGATCAAAAACTGCACGTGAAAGACACGAATACTTGGATGGTGCTGACATCTGGTGAAAGCTATGAGATCTCTTATGAGTGGTACGGGAACACCCATCCATATGTTGTAGAAATTAATCAAGCTCATGACGATGACGGTGTCGGCGGCGGTCACTAATAGGAGCTTCAGGCCTGCTTAGGCGGGGCTGACTTCTTCTTTCTTCTATTATGCTAGATTCACGCTGTCGAATGTTATCATAAATTGATCACTTTAAAAGCTGGCCACTAGCCGTAATTGCACGAAATCTTAAATAATTGCACGGAATTATCGATAATCGCACATAATCACGAATAATTGCACGAAATTTTGAATAATTGCGCGAAATACAGAATATTTGCATATTAAGGTGTTTTCACACCACACCACTCCATATGCACACTCCGATAAAGTTAAGAATCCAACCCCTCAAGAGGCTGGATTCTTTTTTCAGCTTTATTTCCTGGTCAGCTGCACGGGGCAGACCTTCGCGGGACATAAGCAATCTTGCCTTCGTGTAGAAAGAGCCCCTCACTACGACAATTTGCTTGGGCCCGCATGACGCGGGTCAGTTCGACGTTGGAACAGGCCCTACACGATGTAGGGTCGTTCGGTGTTAGCACAGGACGTGCCATTTTTAACCGAACTTCCTTAACTTCAGAGTTTTAAGTCGAACTTCCTCACCTCAGGTCTAAACGCCCCTCTCCGCTTTTCGACTGTCTAGCTGCGGCACTCAGACACTCGAGACATAAGCAGTTCGCCTCCGTCGGGCAAGACCCCCCGACTGCGCCGCTCTGCTTATGCTTGGCCCCACACGACGTGGGGTCGTTCGGCGTTGAAACAGGACGTTTCGGTTTTAGCCGAACTTCCCTTACCGGGGCGCCTCCGCTTTTCTTCTTACATATTACGTCGATACTGTCCGCCTACTTCATACAAAGCATTAGTAATCTGGCCGAGGCTCGCTACTTTTACTGTTTCCATCAATTCAGCAAAAATGTTGCCCCGCCGCTTGCTGTCTCTTGCAAACGTTTGAGAGCTTCAGTTGTTTTTGCTTCATTCGCCTGCTGGAAATTGCGCAACTCGGTAATTTGGTGCTCTTTTTCTTCTTTATCGGCACGAGCAATATCCATTGAGTTGATATCATCTTCTGTCAATGGATTCGGGTTCAAGTAGGTGTTCACACCGATAATCGGTAGTTCACCGGAATGCTTTTTTCCTTCATAATAAAGTGATTCCTCTTGAATTTTCCCACGCTGGTATTGACGTTCCATCGCGCCGAGGACTCCGCCGCGATCGTTCATGCGTTCAAACTCCTGCAAAACAGCTTCCTCAACTAAATCAGTCAGCTCACGAATAATGTAAGCGCCCTGCTGAGAGTTCTCATTTTTCGTTAAGCCAAATTCTTTGCTGATGATCATTTGAATCGCCATCGCCCGCCGTACAGACTCCTCTGTTGGTGTGGTGATCGCTTCATCATAGGAGTTGGTATGCAAGGAGTTGCAGTTATCCTGAATGGCGATTAAGGCTTGCAGTGTTGTGCGAATGTCGTTAAAGTCGATTTCCTGTGCGTGCAGGGAACGACCGGATGTTTGAATATGGTACTTCAACTTCTGACTGCGTTCATTGGCACCATATTTATCTTTCATCACGATCGCCCAGATCCTGCGGGCAACACGGCCGAGTACGGTGTATTCCGGATCAAGACCATTTGAGAAAAAGAACGACAGGTTTGGTGCGAATTTGTTAATGTCCATACCACGGCTTAAATAGTACTCCACGTACGTGAACCCGTTTGCCAATGTAAAAGCAAGCTGGGTAATCGGGTTCGCCCCCGCTTCAGCAATATGGTAACCGGAAATCGATACAGAATAGTAGTTGCGGACTTCATGGTCGATAAAGTACTGCTGAATATCGCCCATCATCCTCAATGCAAATTCTGTTGAGAAGATACATGTATTCTGTCCTTGATCTTCTTTTAAAATATCAGCCTGAACCGTACCACGCACGACATGAATCGTATCTTCTTTAATCTTCAAAGCTTCTTCCGCATTCGGTTCGCGGCCGTTTTTCTCTGTAAACTTACTCAGCTGCTGGTCAACCGCTGTATTAAAAAACATCGCCAGAATAATCGGTGCTGGCCCGTTGATCGT comes from the Halobacillus shinanisalinarum genome and includes:
- a CDS encoding CTP synthase, with product MIVSTKYIFVTGGVVSSLGKGITAASLGRLLKNRGLKVTIQKFDPYINVDPGTMSPYQHGEVFVTEDGAETDLDLGHYERFIDINLNKFSNTTTGKVYSNVIKKERRGDYLGGTVQVIPHITNEIKGRVFRAGHETNADVVITEIGGTVGDIESLPFLEAIRQIKSDIGREHVMYLHCTLVPYLKAAGEMKTKPTQHSVKELRSLGIQPDVIVLRTEMAISEDMKEKIALFCDIDKQAVIEAGDADTLYNVPLDLQAQKLDELTCQHFGLKTDPADMTEWNKLVDNVKNLKEKATIGLVGKYVELPDAYISVVEALKHAGYSYDTDVEVKWIDSEEVTEQNVREMLSDVDGVLVPGGFGDRGIEGKITAIHHARVERVPFLGICLGMQLATVEFARHELGLTGAHSAEIDPSTPHPIIDLLPEQKELTDLGGTLRLGVYPSRLLANTKAIKAYGEEVVYERHRHRFEFNNHYREQMEAKGFLFSGTSPDGRLVEIIEVEDHPWFVASQFHPEFKSRPTRPQQLFHSFIGAVINEKS
- the rpoE gene encoding DNA-directed RNA polymerase subunit delta, with product MSVKELSKQQVEEISMIELATMILKDKGEAIDFNDIFERIASLKGFNEKQKEEYIAQFYTDLNVDGQFMTIGTNRWGLRSWYSVEQMEDEIANLPQKRKKKKKKKKKPSKLLEDELGESGYDDSSDDDLEEDIDLTDEDLDLGDDDEDDYEGDYEEDDLDEEEEEIVEDDVSFVGDEDEKDESKG